From the Gramella sp. Hel_I_59 genome, one window contains:
- a CDS encoding DUF1456 family protein, with protein MALTNNDIFKKLRVAHKLTNEDIVKICELVDFKVSKSELGAIFRREDHDKYVECGDQFLRNFLDGLIIHLRGPMPKKK; from the coding sequence ATGGCGCTAACAAACAATGATATTTTTAAGAAACTAAGAGTTGCTCATAAACTAACTAATGAAGATATCGTTAAAATCTGCGAACTCGTTGATTTTAAAGTGAGTAAAAGTGAACTTGGAGCGATCTTTAGAAGAGAAGATCATGATAAATACGTAGAATGTGGAGATCAATTCCTTCGGAACTTTCTAGATGGCTTGATCATTCACTTACGCGGACCAATGCCGAAGAAGAAGTGA
- the ettA gene encoding energy-dependent translational throttle protein EttA codes for MSDDKKVIFSMSGVTKTFPKANTPVLKNIYLSFFYGAKIGILGLNGSGKSTLMNIIAGKDTNFQGDVVFSPNYTVGMLEQEPDLDDEKTVLEVVKEGAAETVAILDEYNKINDMFGLPEVYEDADKMQKLMDKQAELQDKIDASNAWELDTKLEIAMDALRTPEPDKKIGVLSGGERRRVALCRLLLQEPDVLLLDEPTNHLDAESVHWLEHHLQQYKGTVIAVTHDRYFLDNVAGWILELDRGEGIPWKGNYSSWLDQKSKRLAQEQKQASKRQKTLERELEWSRMSPKGRQSKQKARLKNYDKLLSQDQKQMDEKLEIYIPNGPRLGTNVIEAEGVSKAFGDKLLYEDLNFQLPQAGIVGIIGPNGAGKTTIFKMIMGEEAPDKGSFKVGETAQIAYVDQSHSNIDPEKTIWQNFSDEQELIMMGGRQVNSRAYLSRFNFSGSEQNKKVNMLSGGERNRLHLAMTLKEEGNVLLLDEPTNDLDVNTLRALEEGLDNFAGCAVVISHDRWFLDRICTHILAFEGDSQVYFFEGSFSDYEENKKKRLGGDLMPKRIKYKKLVR; via the coding sequence ATGTCAGACGATAAAAAAGTGATCTTTTCGATGTCTGGTGTGACCAAAACCTTTCCGAAGGCAAACACACCGGTATTGAAAAATATCTATTTAAGTTTCTTTTATGGCGCTAAGATCGGGATCCTTGGTCTTAACGGTTCGGGTAAATCTACCCTGATGAATATTATTGCCGGGAAGGATACAAACTTCCAGGGTGATGTGGTGTTCTCTCCTAATTATACAGTTGGAATGCTGGAACAGGAACCAGACCTTGATGATGAGAAAACGGTTCTGGAAGTGGTAAAAGAAGGAGCTGCGGAAACTGTAGCGATCCTTGATGAGTACAACAAGATCAATGATATGTTCGGGTTGCCGGAAGTTTATGAGGATGCAGACAAAATGCAGAAACTTATGGACAAGCAGGCGGAACTTCAGGATAAGATCGATGCGAGCAATGCCTGGGAACTTGATACCAAACTGGAAATCGCAATGGATGCTTTGAGAACTCCAGAGCCGGATAAAAAGATCGGAGTACTTTCAGGAGGAGAAAGAAGAAGAGTTGCTTTATGTAGATTGTTACTTCAGGAACCAGATGTACTTTTGCTTGATGAGCCTACCAACCACCTTGATGCAGAATCTGTACACTGGCTGGAGCATCACCTGCAACAATATAAAGGAACGGTGATCGCGGTAACTCACGATAGATATTTTCTTGATAATGTAGCTGGATGGATCCTGGAACTTGATAGGGGAGAAGGTATTCCATGGAAAGGAAACTACTCTTCCTGGTTAGATCAAAAATCTAAACGTCTTGCTCAGGAGCAAAAACAAGCGAGTAAAAGGCAGAAAACACTTGAACGAGAGCTTGAATGGTCAAGAATGAGTCCGAAAGGAAGACAGTCCAAGCAGAAGGCGAGATTAAAGAATTACGATAAACTTCTTAGTCAGGATCAAAAGCAAATGGATGAAAAACTGGAGATCTACATTCCAAACGGACCTCGATTGGGAACAAATGTGATTGAGGCTGAAGGTGTAAGTAAGGCTTTTGGAGATAAACTTCTTTATGAAGATCTGAACTTCCAGTTGCCACAAGCAGGAATTGTTGGGATTATTGGGCCAAACGGTGCAGGTAAAACCACGATCTTCAAAATGATTATGGGAGAGGAAGCTCCAGATAAAGGATCTTTCAAGGTAGGTGAAACTGCCCAGATCGCTTATGTGGATCAAAGCCATTCCAATATAGATCCTGAAAAGACCATCTGGCAGAACTTTAGTGATGAACAGGAGTTGATCATGATGGGAGGTCGTCAGGTTAATTCAAGAGCTTATTTGAGTAGGTTTAACTTTAGCGGTAGCGAACAGAATAAGAAAGTAAATATGCTTTCTGGTGGAGAAAGAAACAGGCTACACCTGGCTATGACTCTAAAAGAAGAAGGAAACGTTCTGCTTCTGGATGAGCCTACAAACGACCTTGATGTAAACACGCTTCGTGCTTTGGAAGAAGGTCTGGATAACTTCGCTGGATGTGCTGTAGTGATCTCTCACGACCGTTGGTTCCTGGATAGGATATGTACGCATATTCTAGCATTCGAAGGAGATTCACAGGTTTATTTCTTTGAAGGTAGCTTCTCAGATTATGAAGAAAATAAGAAAAAGCGCCTGGGCGGTGATCTTATGCCTAAACGTATCAAATACAAAAAACTGGTTCGCTAA
- a CDS encoding CAL67264 family membrane protein: MAMNKNTIFAWASFLTFLVGAALVLLGVLKYKEYAIGFSVTGIGFFFISWVFNALKGRI; the protein is encoded by the coding sequence ATGGCAATGAACAAAAACACCATCTTCGCATGGGCCTCTTTTCTCACCTTTTTAGTTGGTGCAGCATTAGTATTATTAGGAGTATTAAAATACAAGGAATATGCCATCGGATTTTCGGTTACCGGGATAGGGTTCTTCTTTATTTCATGGGTGTTCAATGCATTAAAAGGCCGTATATAG
- a CDS encoding DinB family protein: MNVDVIKKQIAIHLDGGKAFMPIQNLITEIPYDKLGIRPHNLPYSIYELFYHIIFAQKDILDYSNSKAYSAANWPKDYWPEKQKPNNEEEWEDLKAQFFRDKESLKTFFTSEENALDDVVLNSTEHTIIRQVLLVIEHNAYHTGQLLLLCRLLEIHDN; the protein is encoded by the coding sequence ATGAATGTAGATGTTATAAAGAAACAAATCGCGATACATCTGGATGGTGGAAAAGCATTTATGCCTATTCAGAACTTGATCACAGAAATCCCCTATGATAAATTAGGAATACGACCTCACAATCTGCCTTACTCGATTTACGAATTGTTCTATCATATTATATTTGCACAAAAAGATATTCTGGATTATTCTAATAGTAAGGCTTATTCAGCAGCTAACTGGCCTAAGGATTACTGGCCTGAAAAGCAAAAGCCGAATAATGAAGAGGAATGGGAAGATCTGAAAGCTCAGTTCTTTCGGGATAAAGAGAGCTTAAAAACCTTTTTTACTTCCGAAGAAAATGCGCTGGACGATGTGGTCCTGAATTCAACTGAACATACAATTATAAGACAGGTATTGCTGGTAATTGAACATAATGCTTACCATACTGGACAATTACTTCTGTTATGCAGATTATTGGAAATCCATGATAATTGA
- a CDS encoding T9SS type B sorting domain-containing protein, with the protein MKLKVILAIFLLPTLMYGQQEAANWYFGVGAGLSFTSGEAVPLTNGVLNTIEGSASISDRNGNLLFYTDGSTVYNRNHQVMLNGSDLKGNVSSTQSAIIVPKPANPGFYYIFTVDKPDYFRVTNDPIEGVHFSEVDMSLDNGNGGLITGTKNTHLVTYDPSDPVEKEFKSSEKISAVIAGDCVSYWVVTQFTNKFYSFRVSSAGVNTSAVISTINNNFPPRINEQDLNVTAPGYMKISPDGNYLAAAYSGTSIGSPRSGGAKKTGKVFLYDFNDLSGRVSNEKLLLANAYPYGVEFSPESTKLYATSNNYNTEDVLQNGELYQFDLQATDIASSATLINSSRNVAGALQLAPNGKIYRAGYSTDGGFVRWNLMSVINEPEEDAANVNYRHNSLDISPKVVRLGLPPFVQSLFNNNFEYENICLGQTTEFTAGDASKYDSFMWEFGDGATSTASAPMHVYSAAGTYTVSLTGIINGIPQDPVCEEVTIFKIPNVPSDFILKQCDVQDSDPTDGIATFNLQLAKEELSQGQSGIQLFFYGSEADAIADVNNELTLDNIYRNNAPNEKVFVKISGFGSDCYDIESFRLQTTESVDLSLETATGCDLGDGTAEYNLGTIAENARNDLGSNSDVQLSFHTSEDDAILGTNALPDNYVTSPKTLYIRADADNICYGFGSIDLEMTGFPAVQSLMSLNGCAADFPVILGNDLDLPNPEEFDYTWSTGETGRTIAVNDSGSYSLSLTLKESGCGRSIEFNVEKFEAPEISEIEISNNGSENDLLIFTYSTDENTVYALDNINGPYQSNPEFRGVPGGQHTVYVKNSMGCSTGEMQVSLYGHPPFFTPNNDGSNDLWRPYDISEPGFKFQKIIIFDRYGKIVAMLPRETKGWDGNFNGRPMPADDYWFEVSLENGKVFKGHFSLIRE; encoded by the coding sequence ATGAAGTTGAAAGTGATCCTTGCCATATTCCTGCTGCCGACACTCATGTACGGCCAGCAGGAAGCAGCAAACTGGTATTTTGGCGTTGGCGCTGGGTTATCCTTTACTTCAGGCGAGGCTGTTCCGCTTACCAATGGAGTTCTAAACACTATCGAAGGTTCTGCAAGTATCTCAGACAGAAACGGAAATCTGCTTTTTTATACTGATGGTTCTACAGTTTACAATCGCAATCATCAGGTGATGTTGAATGGGAGTGATCTTAAAGGAAATGTTTCCAGTACGCAATCGGCGATCATTGTTCCGAAGCCTGCAAATCCCGGGTTCTATTATATTTTTACAGTGGATAAACCAGATTACTTTCGGGTCACTAACGATCCTATTGAAGGTGTTCATTTTTCTGAAGTAGACATGAGTCTTGACAATGGAAATGGTGGCCTTATAACAGGTACTAAGAATACTCATCTGGTTACCTACGATCCTTCAGATCCCGTGGAAAAAGAATTCAAAAGTTCTGAAAAGATTTCCGCAGTCATCGCGGGAGATTGTGTTTCGTACTGGGTGGTCACTCAGTTTACTAATAAATTCTACTCATTTAGAGTAAGTTCCGCAGGAGTAAATACGAGCGCAGTGATTTCCACTATCAATAATAATTTTCCTCCCAGGATCAACGAACAGGATCTAAACGTTACAGCTCCTGGCTATATGAAGATCTCTCCAGATGGAAATTATCTGGCTGCGGCTTATAGTGGAACCAGTATTGGGAGTCCGCGTTCCGGAGGTGCTAAGAAAACTGGAAAGGTATTTCTCTACGATTTCAATGATCTTAGTGGTAGAGTTTCCAACGAAAAATTGCTTCTGGCCAATGCCTATCCATACGGCGTGGAATTTTCTCCGGAATCCACAAAACTCTACGCAACTTCCAATAATTATAATACAGAAGATGTGTTACAAAATGGTGAATTATATCAATTTGATCTCCAAGCTACAGATATTGCTTCTTCAGCTACTTTGATAAATTCCTCCAGGAATGTTGCTGGAGCCTTACAGTTAGCACCTAATGGTAAGATATATCGCGCTGGTTACTCTACTGATGGTGGCTTCGTTAGATGGAACTTGATGTCTGTGATCAACGAACCGGAAGAAGACGCTGCAAACGTAAATTACCGACACAACAGTTTAGATATTTCTCCCAAAGTCGTTAGACTCGGTCTGCCCCCATTTGTACAGTCGCTTTTCAACAATAATTTTGAATATGAGAATATCTGCCTGGGACAGACTACAGAATTTACCGCAGGAGATGCCTCGAAATATGATTCTTTTATGTGGGAGTTTGGAGATGGTGCCACCTCAACTGCCTCAGCACCTATGCATGTTTACAGTGCAGCAGGAACTTACACGGTGAGTCTTACAGGGATCATCAATGGAATTCCTCAGGATCCGGTTTGCGAAGAAGTGACCATTTTTAAAATTCCCAATGTACCATCAGATTTTATTCTGAAACAATGTGATGTTCAGGATTCAGATCCAACCGATGGAATTGCAACTTTTAATCTTCAGCTTGCGAAGGAAGAGTTATCACAGGGTCAATCGGGTATTCAGCTTTTTTTCTACGGAAGTGAGGCAGATGCCATTGCCGATGTGAACAACGAACTTACCCTGGATAACATCTACCGGAACAATGCTCCTAATGAGAAGGTTTTTGTGAAAATTAGTGGCTTCGGAAGTGATTGTTATGATATAGAAAGCTTCAGACTTCAAACTACTGAAAGTGTAGATCTATCACTGGAAACAGCTACAGGCTGTGATCTGGGAGATGGTACGGCTGAATATAATCTGGGTACTATTGCTGAAAATGCAAGAAACGATCTTGGCTCAAATTCTGATGTTCAGCTGAGCTTTCATACTTCTGAAGATGATGCGATTCTTGGCACTAATGCGTTGCCTGATAATTATGTTACAAGCCCAAAAACCTTATATATTCGGGCAGATGCAGATAATATTTGCTATGGATTTGGAAGTATAGATTTGGAAATGACCGGTTTCCCGGCAGTTCAATCCTTGATGAGCCTGAATGGATGTGCAGCAGATTTCCCGGTAATTCTAGGTAATGACCTTGATCTTCCTAATCCTGAAGAATTCGATTACACATGGAGTACCGGCGAAACTGGTAGAACTATCGCCGTTAACGATTCTGGCAGCTATTCGTTAAGCCTTACATTAAAGGAATCTGGCTGCGGAAGATCAATCGAATTCAATGTCGAAAAATTTGAAGCTCCTGAAATTTCTGAAATAGAGATTTCCAATAACGGCAGCGAAAATGATCTCTTAATTTTTACCTATTCAACCGATGAAAATACGGTTTATGCCCTTGATAATATCAATGGACCCTATCAATCTAATCCGGAATTTCGAGGAGTTCCCGGAGGGCAACATACTGTTTATGTTAAGAACAGCATGGGATGTTCGACTGGCGAAATGCAGGTTTCTTTATATGGTCATCCGCCGTTTTTCACTCCAAACAATGATGGTTCGAATGATCTTTGGAGGCCCTACGATATTTCTGAACCCGGATTTAAATTTCAGAAAATTATAATTTTTGATCGGTATGGAAAGATCGTAGCCATGCTTCCCAGAGAAACTAAAGGTTGGGATGGCAACTTTAACGGCAGGCCGATGCCGGCAGATGATTACTGGTTTGAAGTAAGTCTCGAAAATGGTAAGGTTTTTAAAGGACATTTCTCCCTTATAAGAGAATAA
- the uvrB gene encoding excinuclease ABC subunit UvrB — MKFDIKSDYKPTGDQPNAIKQLVSGINKDEQFQTLLGVTGSGKTFTVANVIEDVQKPTLVLAHNKTLAAQLYSEFKQFFPENAVEYFVSYYDYYQPEAFIPTSGTYIEKDLSINEEIEKLRLSTTSSLLSGRRDVIVVASVSCLYGIGNPVEFKKNVVSIERDMEISRTKFLHSLVQSLYSRTEAEFSHGNFRIKGDTVDVFPSYADNAFRIHFFGDEIEEIEAFDPGTNDVIEKYQRLNIYPANMFVTSPDVLKGAIHQIQDDLVKQVDYFSDIGKTLEAKRLDERTNFDLEMIRELGYCSGIENYSRYLDGRLPGTRPFCLLDYFPDDYLMIVDESHVTIPQVHAMYGGDRSRKETLVDYGFRLPAAMDNRPLKFEEFEALQNQVIYVSATPADYELQKSEGVYVEQVIRPTGLLDPIVEVRPSLNQIDDLIEEIHVRVERDERTLVTTLTKRMAEELAKYLTRIDVRCRYIHSDVDTLERVEIMQDLRRGIFDVLIGVNLLREGLDLPEVSLVAIIDADKEGFLRSNRSLTQTIGRAARHVDGRAILYADKITDSMQKTIDQTEYRRQKQMDYNTKHNITPTKLNKKFDSALVKQKLDIYGDEERTDLKAAEAEAEYLTKPQMEKKVREKRKAMETAAKELDFMQAAKLRDEIKILQGKINDSD; from the coding sequence ATGAAATTCGATATAAAATCTGATTATAAACCTACGGGAGATCAGCCCAATGCCATCAAACAACTTGTTAGCGGGATCAACAAAGACGAACAGTTCCAAACGTTGCTGGGAGTAACCGGTTCTGGTAAAACCTTTACGGTCGCTAATGTTATTGAGGATGTTCAAAAGCCAACGCTGGTGCTGGCACATAACAAAACTCTTGCCGCCCAGTTATATTCAGAATTCAAGCAGTTCTTCCCGGAGAATGCTGTGGAGTATTTCGTAAGTTATTATGATTATTACCAGCCGGAAGCATTTATCCCAACTTCCGGAACCTATATAGAAAAAGATCTTTCTATCAACGAGGAGATCGAAAAGTTGCGTTTAAGCACCACTTCTTCTCTCCTAAGCGGAAGACGTGATGTGATCGTGGTTGCTTCAGTTTCGTGTCTTTACGGGATTGGTAATCCTGTGGAATTCAAAAAGAACGTGGTTTCCATTGAACGTGATATGGAAATTAGCAGAACCAAATTTTTGCATAGCCTGGTGCAGTCGCTGTATTCCAGAACAGAAGCTGAATTTTCCCATGGAAATTTCAGAATAAAAGGTGATACGGTAGATGTGTTTCCGAGTTATGCCGACAATGCTTTCAGAATTCATTTTTTTGGAGATGAAATTGAGGAGATCGAAGCCTTTGATCCCGGAACTAATGATGTTATCGAGAAATACCAGAGATTAAATATTTATCCCGCGAATATGTTCGTGACTTCACCTGATGTTTTAAAAGGTGCGATCCATCAAATTCAGGATGACCTGGTAAAGCAGGTTGATTACTTCTCTGATATTGGTAAAACTCTCGAGGCAAAAAGACTGGATGAAAGAACGAATTTCGATCTTGAAATGATACGGGAATTGGGATACTGCTCGGGTATTGAGAATTACTCTCGTTACCTGGATGGCCGTCTTCCCGGGACCAGACCTTTCTGTTTGCTGGATTATTTCCCAGATGATTATTTGATGATTGTCGACGAAAGTCACGTGACCATTCCGCAGGTTCATGCCATGTATGGCGGTGACCGCTCTAGAAAAGAGACCTTGGTAGATTACGGATTCCGACTCCCAGCTGCGATGGACAACCGACCATTGAAATTTGAGGAATTTGAAGCCCTGCAAAACCAGGTCATCTATGTAAGCGCAACTCCAGCCGATTATGAACTTCAGAAAAGCGAAGGAGTTTATGTAGAACAGGTTATTAGACCAACTGGTTTGCTGGATCCAATTGTGGAAGTCCGCCCAAGTTTGAACCAAATCGATGATTTAATTGAAGAGATTCATGTTCGGGTAGAAAGAGATGAAAGAACGCTGGTTACTACGCTTACTAAAAGAATGGCGGAAGAGCTCGCGAAATACCTTACGCGTATCGATGTGCGCTGTCGTTATATACATTCCGATGTTGATACGCTAGAACGTGTAGAGATCATGCAGGATCTTCGACGCGGAATCTTTGATGTTCTTATAGGTGTGAACCTGCTGCGTGAAGGACTGGATTTGCCAGAAGTTTCTCTGGTTGCGATCATTGATGCTGATAAAGAAGGTTTTCTAAGAAGCAACCGTTCACTGACTCAGACCATTGGTAGAGCTGCGCGTCATGTGGATGGACGAGCTATTCTGTATGCAGATAAGATCACCGATAGTATGCAGAAGACAATTGACCAAACTGAATATCGTCGCCAGAAACAGATGGATTATAATACGAAACACAACATTACACCTACCAAGCTTAATAAGAAGTTTGACAGCGCTCTGGTAAAACAAAAACTGGATATTTATGGTGACGAGGAGCGCACCGACTTAAAAGCTGCGGAAGCTGAGGCCGAATATCTAACCAAACCACAGATGGAAAAGAAAGTTCGTGAGAAGCGAAAAGCTATGGAAACAGCCGCTAAAGAACTCGATTTTATGCAGGCTGCTAAGCTAAGAGATGAGATCAAAATACTCCAGGGGAAAATTAACGATAGCGACTAA
- a CDS encoding Hsp20/alpha crystallin family protein → MSLIKRNETGWLPSVIDDMFKNDWLGGTTNVNSIGTSIPAVNIRETEDNFSVEVAAPGKVKEDFNIELDNDVLTISSEAKKEVEKTEEQGRFTRREFSYSNFRRAFSLPDSVDSSKISATYKNGVLEIALPKKEEAKVQAKRLIDIS, encoded by the coding sequence ATGAGTCTTATTAAGCGTAATGAAACAGGTTGGTTACCATCAGTAATTGATGATATGTTCAAAAATGACTGGCTCGGAGGTACTACGAATGTAAACAGTATTGGAACCAGTATTCCGGCGGTAAATATCAGGGAAACAGAAGACAATTTTTCTGTTGAAGTTGCTGCTCCGGGAAAAGTAAAAGAAGATTTTAATATTGAACTCGATAATGATGTTCTAACTATTTCTTCGGAAGCTAAAAAAGAGGTTGAGAAAACTGAAGAGCAGGGGAGATTTACCAGAAGAGAATTTAGCTACAGTAATTTTAGAAGAGCTTTTAGCCTTCCAGATTCTGTAGATAGCAGTAAAATATCGGCAACCTATAAGAATGGTGTTCTGGAAATAGCCCTTCCAAAAAAGGAAGAAGCAAAAGTACAGGCCAAAAGGTTGATCGATATTTCGTAA
- a CDS encoding DUF2254 domain-containing protein has translation MKQLYNRSLSFFNVLESKIAFYPTLLAFFGFNFAFFMLYLENRGISKYLIENVPQLVIENGDTAMTILSSLISGLISMMVFSFSMVMLLLSNASSNFTPRLLPGLISDKRHQIILGIFLFTILYCIFVLFAIQPTGDEYQLPGVAVLLGILQTVICFYSFIYFIHNISQSIQISNILQNIYKVAKDRLQELVDKQKFKEIEFPETENWTNYHSEQSGYLQNISFTNLVDICVEHDVKIHILPVKGIFVLSGIPLIRVSKKVDEKIVKMILSNFNFSREELVADNYTLAFKQMTEIIVKAMSPGINDPGTAINGIDYLTELLALRMQKRDTSYIFRDEEAYMKLNTIDFEDLLYNIMASIRTYCKHDITLVQKLLLMFYYLEKQVKNNNEYSECLRKEAQNLLVDARSSIDNDVDINTITNLVKRFNLQTT, from the coding sequence ATGAAACAACTTTATAACCGTAGTCTTTCATTTTTCAATGTTCTGGAAAGTAAGATTGCGTTCTACCCTACATTGTTGGCATTCTTTGGTTTCAATTTCGCATTTTTCATGTTGTATCTGGAAAATCGCGGAATATCAAAATACCTTATAGAGAATGTCCCTCAACTTGTAATTGAAAATGGTGATACTGCCATGACCATCTTGAGTTCTCTGATTTCCGGACTTATTTCGATGATGGTTTTCAGCTTCTCCATGGTAATGTTACTACTCAGCAACGCCTCCAGCAATTTTACACCCAGATTGCTACCGGGATTGATTAGCGATAAACGGCATCAGATCATCCTCGGAATCTTCTTATTCACCATTCTATACTGCATATTCGTACTATTTGCCATTCAACCTACCGGAGATGAGTACCAGTTACCCGGAGTAGCTGTGTTGCTAGGAATTCTTCAAACTGTGATATGCTTTTATTCTTTCATCTATTTTATTCATAACATTTCGCAAAGTATTCAGATTAGCAATATCCTTCAGAATATCTATAAAGTGGCAAAAGACAGGCTACAGGAACTTGTAGACAAACAAAAATTTAAGGAAATTGAATTTCCGGAGACAGAGAACTGGACCAATTATCATAGTGAACAGAGCGGGTATCTTCAGAATATTTCATTCACCAATCTCGTGGATATATGCGTGGAACATGATGTAAAGATCCATATTTTACCCGTGAAAGGAATATTTGTTCTTAGCGGTATTCCCCTTATTAGAGTTAGCAAAAAGGTTGACGAGAAGATCGTAAAAATGATATTATCCAACTTCAATTTTTCGAGAGAAGAACTGGTGGCCGATAATTACACCCTTGCTTTCAAACAAATGACCGAGATCATTGTAAAAGCGATGTCTCCCGGAATTAATGATCCAGGTACTGCGATCAATGGTATCGATTATCTTACAGAACTCCTAGCCTTACGAATGCAAAAAAGAGATACTAGCTATATTTTTAGAGATGAAGAAGCTTACATGAAATTAAATACGATTGATTTTGAAGATCTTTTGTATAATATCATGGCCTCAATTCGTACATATTGCAAACATGATATAACTTTGGTACAGAAATTACTTCTGATGTTCTATTATCTTGAAAAGCAGGTAAAAAATAATAATGAATATTCTGAATGTTTGCGAAAGGAAGCACAGAATCTACTTGTAGACGCCAGAAGTTCTATTGATAATGATGTGGATATCAACACCATTACTAATTTGGTTAAACGTTTTAATTTACAAACAACATAA
- a CDS encoding T9SS type B sorting domain-containing protein: protein MKLLRILILFLTFPTLSWAQNPVSDCSGAIKICGDGRISSNADGIGTQELNGTNNCASQETNSLWLEIEITKAGSLGFNLKPTSSDINVDYDFFIFGPNTSCNNLGNAIRCSTTNPNAAGLGSNFTGLNARSTETSEGPGPDGDSFVANLDVQPGETYFIVIDRPVGNSPFELEWTGTATTGGFPFPDGPQYNEGMDLETCNANGSAIFDLSQNTPVINIQNSTTLTYHETIADATDGINALSDSYTSNVPSRSIFARIENDLTGCSKITDFTLTINDGPLVAQDLEFEQCDLDKNNLADYELSDLNNEILNGINGAHDIAFFTSENAARENSNAISSLYTSAGAESLFARTSEAGNPDCFNITRIELILNEPPNVESFSLVQPVINSNSNTVEINFPNAESYEYSIGNENGPFQTSTIFENVNSGFQDLYIRDLKQCAIIKTQIAIIGYDNFFTPNQDGINDFWQLEGISSETAASNKISIFDRYGKLISKLTAADKGWDGTFDGQPMPADDYWFRVLLQTGQEFKGHFSLVR, encoded by the coding sequence ATGAAATTATTAAGAATTTTAATTCTCTTTCTTACGTTCCCTACACTTTCCTGGGCTCAGAATCCTGTAAGCGATTGTAGTGGAGCGATTAAAATTTGTGGCGATGGCAGGATTTCCAGCAATGCAGATGGCATAGGCACCCAGGAACTCAATGGTACCAACAATTGTGCAAGCCAGGAGACTAACTCCCTCTGGCTGGAGATCGAAATCACCAAAGCGGGATCATTAGGCTTCAATTTAAAACCTACCAGCAGCGATATCAATGTAGATTACGATTTCTTTATTTTTGGTCCGAATACCAGCTGTAACAACCTTGGAAACGCAATTCGCTGTTCTACCACGAATCCTAATGCCGCCGGTTTAGGATCCAATTTCACCGGTTTAAACGCTAGGTCAACAGAAACAAGTGAAGGACCTGGGCCAGATGGTGATAGCTTTGTTGCAAATCTCGATGTACAGCCCGGCGAAACCTATTTTATCGTGATAGACAGACCTGTGGGAAACAGTCCGTTTGAACTGGAGTGGACAGGAACAGCTACTACCGGCGGCTTTCCTTTTCCAGATGGCCCTCAATACAATGAAGGCATGGACCTGGAAACCTGTAATGCGAACGGCAGCGCGATTTTCGATCTTAGCCAGAATACACCTGTAATCAATATCCAGAATAGCACTACTCTAACTTACCATGAGACCATTGCCGATGCTACTGATGGTATTAATGCTTTGAGCGATAGTTACACCAGTAATGTCCCAAGTAGATCAATTTTTGCCAGAATTGAAAATGATCTTACCGGTTGTTCAAAAATCACAGATTTCACCCTTACTATCAATGATGGACCTCTGGTTGCCCAAGATTTAGAATTTGAGCAATGCGATCTGGACAAGAATAATCTCGCTGACTACGAATTAAGTGATCTAAATAACGAAATTCTGAACGGTATCAATGGAGCTCACGATATCGCCTTTTTCACTTCGGAAAATGCCGCCCGGGAAAATTCCAACGCTATTTCAAGTTTGTATACTTCAGCAGGAGCAGAAAGCCTGTTTGCAAGAACTTCCGAAGCAGGAAATCCTGATTGCTTCAATATCACGAGAATCGAACTTATTCTAAATGAACCTCCCAATGTGGAAAGCTTTTCACTCGTTCAGCCTGTTATCAATTCAAATAGTAATACTGTAGAAATTAACTTCCCAAATGCAGAATCATATGAATATTCCATAGGCAACGAAAATGGTCCATTTCAAACAAGTACAATTTTCGAGAATGTAAACTCCGGTTTTCAGGATCTTTACATCCGTGATCTAAAGCAGTGTGCGATTATCAAAACACAAATTGCCATTATTGGGTATGATAACTTTTTTACTCCCAATCAGGATGGCATCAATGATTTCTGGCAGTTAGAAGGCATTAGCAGCGAAACAGCTGCCTCCAATAAGATTAGCATATTTGACCGCTACGGAAAATTAATATCAAAACTAACTGCGGCAGACAAAGGTTGGGACGGTACATTTGATGGTCAGCCTATGCCGGCAGATGACTACTGGTTTCGAGTCTTACTACAAACTGGTCAGGAATTTAAGGGTCATTTTTCACTTGTTAGGTAA